In Calditrichota bacterium, the genomic window CTGCAGAACCTGCTGCGCAATGCGATCGAGGCGATGCCCAACGGCGGCACCTTGACGTTGGCGACCGAGCGAAATGGCGACTGCGTGCTGATGAAGGTGGCCGATACCGGCATAGGGATCGACGAGGGCGAGCTGCCCAAGATCTTCGAGCCTTTCCACAGCACAAAAGAGTTTGGCACCGGCCTGGGGTTGACCATCACCCGTCACCTGGTCGAAGAACACGGCGGCGCGGTCACCTGCAGGAGTAGGGTGGGCGAGGGGAGCGAGTTCGTTATCGCGCTCCCGTTGCACGGCGCAAGAAGGGCAGAGTTGGTGTGAATCCAGCAGAAAAGACAATACTGGTCGTTGATGACGAGAGCGATCTGCGCGACTCGTTGGGAAAGGTGCTGCGCAAGGAGGGCTACGTGGTGCTCCTGGCCGACTGCGGCGAGCGCGCCTTGGAAGTCTTGGCCAGCAAGCACGTGGACCTGGTGCTCACCGACTTGCGCATGCCGCAGATGAGCGGCATGGACCTGCTGCGCCGCATCAAACAGCAGTGGCCAGACATCGAGGTTCTGGTGCTGACCGCCTACGGCACCATCGAGGGGGCGGTGGAGGCGATGCGCGCCGGGGCCTATGACTTTGTCACCAAGCCGCTGAAGCGGGCGGAGTTGGTCCAGGCCATCCGACGGGCCGCCGAGCGGCAGACTCTGGCCATGGAGAACCGCTACCTCCGCCAAGAACTGGAGGGCCGCCGGGGCTATCAGCTGGTGGTCGGCCGCAGCGAGGCGATGCGCCGGGTCATGGAATGGGTGGAGCGCCTGAGTGCCATCTCCTCCACCGTCCTCATCACCGGGGAAAGCGGCACAGGTAAGGAACTGGTGGCCAGGGCCATCCATGCGCGCAGTCCCCGGGCCGAAAAGCGCTTCGTGGCCATCAACTGCGGGGCCATCCCGGAAAGCCTCATGGAAAGCGAGCTCTTCGGCCACACTCGGGGAGCATTCACCGGCGCCATTCGCGACAAAGACGGCCTGTTCAAGGTCGCTGCCGGTGGCACGCTGTTCCTGGACGAGATCGGGAGCGTCCCCCTCGGGTTGCAGATCAAGCTCTTGCGCGCGATCGAGGAAAAGGAAATCCTCCCCGTCGGCAGCACGACGCCAATCCCCGTGGACGTGCGCATCATCGCTGCGTCCAACCGGGACTTAGCCAAGGAGGTGGAGAGAGGCACTTTTCGCGAGGACCTCTACTATCGCCTGAACGTGGTGGGCATTGAGATCCCGCCGCTGCGGGAGCGCAAGGAGGACATTCCGGAGCTGGTGCAGTATTTCATCGCCCTGCATGCGGCCGAGCTCAACTCCAAGGTGGAGGGCATCGACGACGAAGCCATGGCCGCGCTGATGGCCTATGACTGGAAAGGCAATGTGCGGGAGTTGGACAACGTCATCGAACGGGCGATGATTCTGTGCGACCGGCCGCTCATCGGCGTTGCTCACCTTCCGGTGAACCTCCAGCCGAACCTTTTTGAGCGGCCTGGACGCTCGCGGCGCCTCAAAGACGCGGTCAAGGACTTTGAGCGGCAGCACATCATGGCCGTGCTCCGGCACACCGGTCACGACAAGGAGCGCGCTGCAGAGATCCTTGGGGTAAGTCAGTCTTCTCTCTATCGCAAGATGGCTGAACTGGGGATTCCGACCACGTCGGCCCATTCTTAGTTTTGGGAAGGCCCCAAAGTGCCTTTCCCAATTGCGGGAACCAACGCTGCGGAGAAGTTGGTGGAGGAAGCTTCTCCACGGTTAAGTGCATGAACAAAGGGGAAGTTGCGCTGCAGGGCGGCACAGAGCGCATGGCACAGTTCTTGAAAGTTTTCCACTCACCGACACGCTCAGTAGTGTTGAGGTCTGGAGCAGAAGCAGAAAGCAGCATCAGGACGGTGCCATGGCCACGCAGACGCCGCAATCTCGCGTGCTCATCGTGGATGACGACCATGAATTCCGCGTGTCATTGGGGAAGGCCCTCGCCAAGCAAGGGTACGAGGTGGAATTGGCCGCCGATGGCCTGGAGGCCCTGCGCGCGGTGGAACGAGGCAGCTTCGACTTGGTCATCACCGACCATCGTCTTCCTGGCCTCTTGGGGATCGATTTGCTGCCGGAGATCAAGCGGCGCAGCCCCCGCTCGGCGGTGATCCTGGTCACGGCCTACGGGGACGACACTGTGCGGCAGCGCGCCCGGGAGGCAGGAGCATTTGCGT contains:
- a CDS encoding response regulator; the encoded protein is MATQTPQSRVLIVDDDHEFRVSLGKALAKQGYEVELAADGLEALRAVERGSFDLVITDHRLPGLLGIDLLPEIKRRSPRSAVILVTAYGDDTVRQRAREAGAFAFLDKPIKREEILTLVVQALARRDQTLQPHP
- a CDS encoding sigma-54-dependent Fis family transcriptional regulator, which translates into the protein MNPAEKTILVVDDESDLRDSLGKVLRKEGYVVLLADCGERALEVLASKHVDLVLTDLRMPQMSGMDLLRRIKQQWPDIEVLVLTAYGTIEGAVEAMRAGAYDFVTKPLKRAELVQAIRRAAERQTLAMENRYLRQELEGRRGYQLVVGRSEAMRRVMEWVERLSAISSTVLITGESGTGKELVARAIHARSPRAEKRFVAINCGAIPESLMESELFGHTRGAFTGAIRDKDGLFKVAAGGTLFLDEIGSVPLGLQIKLLRAIEEKEILPVGSTTPIPVDVRIIAASNRDLAKEVERGTFREDLYYRLNVVGIEIPPLRERKEDIPELVQYFIALHAAELNSKVEGIDDEAMAALMAYDWKGNVRELDNVIERAMILCDRPLIGVAHLPVNLQPNLFERPGRSRRLKDAVKDFERQHIMAVLRHTGHDKERAAEILGVSQSSLYRKMAELGIPTTSAHS